The stretch of DNA CGGCAAACCGACGAATGGCGTGGCGATCCACCTGTTGAGCCGGAATGATCCAGCCCCGCACGCCATTTCCATGGCCATCGCTGATGGCTCGACTGGCGGCGGCGTGCGTCGTTTCCAGCCAGAATCGAGGTTCCCTGCTGACACTGCTCAGCATCGATTTCGCAAACGAAAGTTCGTAGTTGATGATATCCTGCAGTCGCCACCAACCTCCCGGCCAAGGATGAATAAACTGGTTGGAGGGGAGATATTCGGGCCGCTGGAGTGGATCTTTCAATTCACTCGGTTTGATGAAAACTGGCGAGGCAATGTTCACCGAAGCTGCTTCTGTCAGAATCCCCACCATGTTGTGGCGAGCCGGTACTGATCGATTTCCACCGTTCCACCAGTTATCGTAACCAATCCCCGTCGCAATTCCTGAATGCCCGGCTCGCGTCATATCGGCGACAGCACGAGTCCCCATGAGATTGATCGCAGCGACCACATCCCGATCCAGATTCGGATTGAGCGGATCGCGATAAGGTGGCACAAAGAACCGTTCGCGAGTCCCGGCACCATACTGATGGGCATCCCACATCACCTGCGGCTTCCACTCATGGTAGAGCAAGTGGGTCATCAGCCGGGCTTCCTTTTGCGTCAGGCTGAAGAAGTCGCGATTGTTGTCGTGCCCTGTGTAGAACTGATAGAGCTTATTGAGAGCAGCCCCTTCGTAGGGCGTTCCCACCCGTTCTCGATAGAACGAAACAATGTGGTCCACACCATCTGGGTTCAGTGAAGGAATCAGCACCACGACGACGTTTTCGCGAATTTCACGCCAGGGGGCTTCATCGGAAGTTGCCAGCAGCCAGGCAAGCTGCATCCCCATTTCTGTTGAGGCTGGTTCATCGGAATGCATGCTGAGCGAGATCAGGACAATTGGCTTTCCCTGGGCGAGGGCGAGTTGACGGTCATTGGCCGTTCCCAGCCGAGGATCGGCGATTAATCTGGCCTCGTGTTGAATTTCCGGCAGACGTGCCAGATTCGCAGGGCTGCTGATCACCGCCGCCAGCAGATCTCGCCCTTCAGTCGTCTTACCAGCATTCTGCAGCAACAATGCGTCGGATGCCTGATCGAGTTTCTGATAGTAACCTGCCACCTGTTTCCAGTCGGCAAGCTGAAAATCGGTTCCTACCGGCCGCCCCAGGTAGGTTGCCGGGCTGCTGGAAATGTGGGGATTGGACTTGGCAAACGGGACATCGAGATCTGGATTGGCTGCGAACTGTTGAATGATTTTCGCGTCTTGAGCGATCGTCAAACCGGGATTGGCAACGAAGACGATGAGAAATACCAGAGCCGGTAGTCGTATGAAAATTGGCGTGATAGCTGATTCAAACCAGGCCTGCCTGAATTTCTGAGACATCGAACAGGCTGCAAACATTCGGATTCCTCACTGACTCTCGGGATTTCCCACTCACAAAATCACAATTCTGGAGTCGATCATGTCGACTTCTTCGAGTTTGCATCGTGGAGCGAACCCTCCGCCTACCTATCCGGGATAACCAGCATGGCTGGGACTTGTCCAGCGGGAGTTGCGATCGATCCGGACATTTTCTTCGGCGGGATGCAGCACTTAGGGACTCGCTACAACCGGCACATCATGAATTCTCTCTACAAGTGTCAGACTGCCCTGTGATTTGCGCAGGAATCCCAATTTGTGTCGTCGTAAACTCTTAACATTCGTCGGAATCGCCGATTCATAGGGTGTCGCGGTTGTCACGGTTCACCTGGCAAAGTCAGCCATCAGAGGTGAAACGATCATGACGACCCTGAGTCCCATCTCTCGAATCTCTGTGACGCCTGCTGATGACCAGCACTTTCCATCCATGACGGATGGGCCCATGACGGGCAGCGTCACAGAACATTCGAGGCCTGGGATTCGGTTTCAAACAACAATTTATGACCGCAGAGCCACACCCCTCCAGCATCTGCAACGGACGCACATGGCCGTGCTCGATCTGGACAGCACACAGGAGATTGCCCGATGCTTGTCCTCTCACGTCAACGCGATGAAAGCATTTTCATCGGAGATAACATCAAGATCACTATCGTCGATATTCGCGGCGACAAGGTTCGACTGGGGATTGAAGCCCCGACTGAAGTCCCCGTCCATCGGCAGGAAGTTTACGAAGCGATTCAACGCGAGAATCAGCGAACTGTTGAGCCTGTTGCCAAGTCCTGATGACGTAATCGAGCACCAGGCGCGAGAAATGATCCGTTGTTTTCCCTGCTGTGGGTTGCAGGGATCGCAACAGACGATGACTCATCCAGGACGGTTTTGACGAAATCTGGAGTCCATACTCGTCCGTCCCTGGTGGGTTTATCGAGACAAATTTCGCGACTGCCAAGGGTTGTATAAGAAGTTATCTCGCGTTGACTCTGCTTTGATTTCGTCAATCCTACTCAGGTTTTCACGGCAGGAGTCGCGGCTCCTGTTGGAGGCCTGGAGGTGCAAAAGCAGTTATCGAGACCATCGCCACAGGTGCATCCAATCATCAGTTGATCCGATCGACAAGCGACGCCATGAGGCCCTTTTCGCTGGGACAACTCACCGTGCCTGATGGTCAAAAGCCTGATGAACTCCATTTTTGAGGGGAAGTGGAACCATCAGTTTTGAACATCCTCGAAACAATTTCTCAACATCGTGATCGTTATGAACAGCGATTGATGGAGAGGTTGTGATTGAGATGAAAAATGGCCGCATGAAGCTGGCCTGAAATGCACAACCGACGGCAATCTCATGCAGGAGATTGCCGTCGGTTGTCGCGTTTTTTCAGGCTGTATCGAGCCCTGAATGTGCCATGCTTGCCGCTTTGGACAAGCATGTTGTCATAACTTTCACCACGCGGCCTTAAATGGCGATATGTGGCAAATCGACTTATGCCTTCAGGTAGCCGTTCTTCTCGAGATAGGCCACCACTTCCTGAGCCAGTTCGGCAATCCCTTTGTTGTCCGAATCCAGTACGAGTTCGGGCTTTTCGGGTGCTTCGTAGGGGTCATCGATCCCGGTAAAGTTCTTGAGTTCGCCGGCACGTGCCTTCTTGTAGAGGCCCTTCGGATCACGCTTTTCGCAGGTTTCGAGCGAAGCGTTCACATAAATCTCGACGTACTCGCCGGGAGCAAGAATGGCCCGCACTTTATCGCGGTCAGCCTTGTAAGGCGAAATGAAAGCTGTACCCACGATGGTCCCTGAGGTGGCAAACAGCTTGGCGACTTCGCCAATCCGGCGGATGTTTTCAGCACGATCTTCGGCGGAGAATCCGAGGTTCTTGTTCAAACCCATACGAATGTTATCGCCATCGAGCACAATCGTATGAATGCCACGCTGGTTCAGCAGGTAGTCGACTTCGTTGGCAATGGTGCTCTTGCCACAGGCTGAGAGCCCTGTGAACCACAGCACGGCTCCCTTGTGTCCCTTGATCTTCTCGCGCTCAGCAAGGCTCACTTTGTGTTCATGCCAGGTCACGTTCGTCGCTTTTTGTTCGGTCATCAGAGGCACCTTCCCATTTGTCTGCAGATTCAATTCAAAACTGTAAAATGTCACTCGGGAGCCATACAGGAACATCGAGTGCTCTGACGAGACTTCCTACAGGCCGAGGATTCTGAGCAAAATCCTGCAATCCCAAGTGGTGTTGCAGGAAATCCGCAGGCATGCTGTACGTTGACTTGAAAGATCACTCGTGAAAGATCACCAGGAGAGGTGACTGGCACCAGAATTCTGGGCCAATTTCAGTCTGCGA from Planctopirus ephydatiae encodes:
- the cysC gene encoding adenylyl-sulfate kinase, with amino-acid sequence MTEQKATNVTWHEHKVSLAEREKIKGHKGAVLWFTGLSACGKSTIANEVDYLLNQRGIHTIVLDGDNIRMGLNKNLGFSAEDRAENIRRIGEVAKLFATSGTIVGTAFISPYKADRDKVRAILAPGEYVEIYVNASLETCEKRDPKGLYKKARAGELKNFTGIDDPYEAPEKPELVLDSDNKGIAELAQEVVAYLEKNGYLKA
- a CDS encoding M14 family zinc carboxypeptidase gives rise to the protein MFAACSMSQKFRQAWFESAITPIFIRLPALVFLIVFVANPGLTIAQDAKIIQQFAANPDLDVPFAKSNPHISSSPATYLGRPVGTDFQLADWKQVAGYYQKLDQASDALLLQNAGKTTEGRDLLAAVISSPANLARLPEIQHEARLIADPRLGTANDRQLALAQGKPIVLISLSMHSDEPASTEMGMQLAWLLATSDEAPWREIRENVVVVLIPSLNPDGVDHIVSFYRERVGTPYEGAALNKLYQFYTGHDNNRDFFSLTQKEARLMTHLLYHEWKPQVMWDAHQYGAGTRERFFVPPYRDPLNPNLDRDVVAAINLMGTRAVADMTRAGHSGIATGIGYDNWWNGGNRSVPARHNMVGILTEAASVNIASPVFIKPSELKDPLQRPEYLPSNQFIHPWPGGWWRLQDIINYELSFAKSMLSSVSREPRFWLETTHAAASRAISDGHGNGVRGWIIPAQQVDRHAIRRFADILLLSGIELHMATNPLLIDGRSYPAGSIVIRRDQPYGRHAKDLLELKGFPTGEKPYDVSGWALAHLFGLRRVEVLGDLPDDLQPVTTADEAIRDMTIDARIAAGDRQTLSTRDSGSWKALAASLARGEAWEVATQGKLAGLMRPASTPFGMDEATEKVTISRLPRIGLYAPWTASMDEGWLRWVLDDAGIPFVTVRNEMLKAGELQEFLDVLILPDVTSKTINEGRAPGTIEERYAGGLGPEGILAIDQFVKQGGKLITTEGSAAWAISQFSLPIENVVTSKESEGFSCPGSVLRVTPAEDPLTAGLPDSIPIMFSGSSAWQLNEGKSGKANKSQLKTLASYPENNLLLAGFIARPEVLAQKGAWVEAKVDAGKIHLFAFRPHYRAWSQGTFPLLFRAILLP
- the csrA gene encoding carbon storage regulator CsrA, producing the protein MLVLSRQRDESIFIGDNIKITIVDIRGDKVRLGIEAPTEVPVHRQEVYEAIQRENQRTVEPVAKS